One Nicotiana tomentosiformis chromosome 1, ASM39032v3, whole genome shotgun sequence genomic window, TATTTATTCCATAGATAGATAGATCAGGGGATAACAATATTAAATCTTAAATTTACTATTTTCATAACAACAAGTACTATTTTTTTTTGGTCTAGACTAGTAGTAAATAAAATTAtgtaagcaccacattaatagtAGATCGGTAGATTTCGAAGATcagataatattttttttttaaaagtattgcAAGTTAGCAGGACTTAGAACAGACGGGCCGTGACCCAAAATACAGGACGGGTCGGTCAGCCCAAAAGATCACACCATTTCAAAGAAGTCTTCACTCTAAAAACCTCTTTAACGACCTCAGCTCAAAACCCTAGTGGCACATAGCATTCAACCGCCAACTGGTAATCTTCTTCCCACACAACCATTATTGCCATGGCGGGAGGGAAGATGAGGAGAGATAAGCCCCACCGTGGTGCATCGGCCGGCGGCGGCGGCTCAAATCCTCACTTCCAGGGAGGGATATCATTCCACAAATCAAAGGGTCAGCACATTCTGAAAAATCCTCTATTGGTTGATTCTATTATCCAAAAAGCCGGAATTAAATCTACTGACGTCATCCTCGAAATTGGTCCTGGTACTGGTAACCTTACTAAGAAGCTTCTAGAAGCCGGAAAGTCAGTTATTGCTGTTGAGCTTGATCCTCGTATGGTTCTCGAATTGCAACGAAGGTTTCAGGGTACTCCTTTATCTAACCGACTCAAGGTACCTCATTACATTTCatcagttcttttttttttttttggggttaaGATTTCTATTGCTTAAAGAACCATAAGTGTCAGTCGAAATAGCTCATAATTGAAAAGAGGGATGAATGGCAATGGATTGGGTGTGATTAAGGTATATCATAACCATTATCCCATTTTTCCAACCACTAATTGGAATGCTGCATCCTTATTGCACTGGCTTTATACGTGTTATCAGGCCACTCCAAGATTAGAATAAGAATGGAAAACCAAAATAAAAACACTTACAATTTAATTGGTGtaaatagtttttttttaataaatgtgTAAGAATTTTTATAATTGTTGATACATGATAATATACCTATAATATAGATACGAGAATATAACAGCACGCAAATCTAAATTCAAGTAATTTCAAGTTCTCCCATTATTTATGTGATGCGGTTCTATCtaccatataaaatataaacataATTGTTAAGATTCTTTTCAATTGAGTAGAAGTACAAAAGAGGATACCTATATGTATTGTGCCTGTAGTAGGGTAGAGGGTGTAAAAAATATAGCTACTTGTACGTATGGGGCTGACTAAAATTTGAACCGTCACCCTTAACTTTACCCCCAAGTCATTTTTGAAATTGACATTCAAATTCCATAGATACATGGTGTCTTTGAAATATCGCTTGTCTGGTCGCGTTAttattgagagagagagagagatcagtTGTCTAGTTAAATTCTGTTGGTTAACGGTTAATCAAATTTTGGTGAAATTTTTTGTGAAGCTATAATGTGTGTATTGTCCTTGTTTTCAATTAAATGCATGCCCCATCATTATATGTGTAGATTGAGTTGTGGAAGGTGTTCTGATCTTCTGATCTTCTGGCCTGCAGGTTATACAAGGAGATGTCCTCAAATGTGATCTCCCTTACTTTGACATTTGTGTGGCTAACATCCCTTATCAAATATCATCTCCTCTTACCTTCAAATTATTGGCTCATAGGCCTCTATTCAGAGCTGCAGTAATAATGTTTCAGAGAGAATTTGCTATGAGACTTGTTGCTCAACCTGGTGATACTCTTTATTGCCGCCTTTCGGTGAACACCCAGCTGTTGGCTCGAGTATCGCACTTACTCAAGGTAGGAAAGAATAATTTCAGGCCACCACCAAAGGTTGATTCTTCTGTAGTTAGAATTGAACCTAGGAAACCACTTGCTCCTGTCAATTTTAAGGAGTGGGATGGTTTGGTCAGGATCTGTTTCAACCGGAAAAACAAAACTATAGGTTCTATTTTTAGACAAAAATCCGTACTCTCTTTGCTGGAAAAAAACTATAGAACTTTGCAAGCATTGCAACTCGCTGAGAATGTTCCTTCAGAGGATATGGAAATGGCCTTGGATGTATCTGCCTTGGGAGAGACATTTGGAGACTTGAGTATGGATGCTGATGATGAGAaggatgatgacgagatggaggTGGATGATGGTGATGCTAAAAGATCTGAATTCAAAGAGAAAGTTTTGGCAGTGCTAAAGGAAGGGAAATTTGAGGATAAGAGATCTTCCAAGCTCACACAAGCAGATTTTATGCACCTACTTTCTCTGTTTAACAAGGCTGGCATACATTTTTCTTGATTCAAGCGGCAGCTATACCCATACGAgcttattgtttttttttttttgtcatgcATGTTTTATGCTCTTTCTCCTCATGGAGATTCAGTTTTGTTTCCGTTATAATGTTCTAAAAGCTTGAAGTCTGTAGATAATTTGGACTTATTGTTTTGCAATATGGTGGATTTTAATGAAATTGGAAGATTCTCTCCTTCTTGTATGTTTATAATTGTCCCCAATTTTGGCTCACTAGGCGTTAATTCTGGCTAGAGCTGTATTA contains:
- the LOC104110083 gene encoding ribosomal RNA small subunit methyltransferase, whose amino-acid sequence is MAGGKMRRDKPHRGASAGGGGSNPHFQGGISFHKSKGQHILKNPLLVDSIIQKAGIKSTDVILEIGPGTGNLTKKLLEAGKSVIAVELDPRMVLELQRRFQGTPLSNRLKVIQGDVLKCDLPYFDICVANIPYQISSPLTFKLLAHRPLFRAAVIMFQREFAMRLVAQPGDTLYCRLSVNTQLLARVSHLLKVGKNNFRPPPKVDSSVVRIEPRKPLAPVNFKEWDGLVRICFNRKNKTIGSIFRQKSVLSLLEKNYRTLQALQLAENVPSEDMEMALDVSALGETFGDLSMDADDEKDDDEMEVDDGDAKRSEFKEKVLAVLKEGKFEDKRSSKLTQADFMHLLSLFNKAGIHFS